From Rhododendron vialii isolate Sample 1 chromosome 10a, ASM3025357v1, the proteins below share one genomic window:
- the LOC131304433 gene encoding LOW QUALITY PROTEIN: pentatricopeptide repeat-containing protein At5g15300 (The sequence of the model RefSeq protein was modified relative to this genomic sequence to represent the inferred CDS: inserted 1 base in 1 codon; substituted 1 base at 1 genomic stop codon), giving the protein MIRKKITDKSSNNHXLWRNCTNIKTLKQIHASMIVNGFNSNPSALKELIYASAISIPSAINYAHQLFAQITQPDLFTWNTMIRGSAQSPNPITAVSIYTQMEKRNVQPDKCTFPFVLKACTKLFWVKAGCAVHGKVVKFGFEWNSFGRNALIYFHANCGDIRVASELFDGSEKDDVVAGSALTAGYARRGELGAARKLFNEMPVKDLVSWNVMITGYAKRGEMESARELFNEVPKRDVVTWNVMIAGYVFSGEHERALEMFEEMRRVGERPDEVTMLSLLCACADSGALDIGEKIHCSLLEMHSRGLSILLGNALIDMYAKCGSIQKALEVFQGMREKDVSTWNSIIGGLAFHGHSEESICLFEEMRRLKIRPNEITFVEVLVACSHAGEVKQGHRYFNLMKDEYNIAPNIKHCGCMVDMXGRAGKLEEAFEFIDTMEIQPNAIVWRTLLGACRVHGNVELGRRANERLLGMRNDQSSDYVLLSNIYASQGVWDGVETVRKLMDDSGVRKEVGGSLIEVDKQR; this is encoded by the exons ATGATCAGAAAGAAAATAACGGACAAGAGCTCCAACAATC CCCTATGGCGAAACTGCACAAACATCAAAACCCTCAAGCAAATCCACGCTTCAATGATCGTAAATGGCTTCAATTCCAACCCCTCTGCTCTCAAAGAACTCATTTACGCTTCAGCCATTTCCATCCCATCCGCCATCAACTATGCCCACCAACTGTTCGCTCAAATTACCCAACCCGACCTCTTCACTTGGAACACCATGATCAGAGGCTCAGCCCAGAGCCCCAACCCAATAACAGCCGTTTCGATCTATACCCAGATGGAAAAACGCAACGTCCAGCCCGATAAATGTACTTTTCCGTTTGTACTCAAGGCGTGTACTAAGCTTTTTTGGGTTAAGGCTGGCTGTGCTGTTCATGGGAAGGTTGTGAAATTTGGGTTTGAATGGAACAGTTTTGGAAGAAATGCCTTGATTTACTTCCATGCTAATTGTGGGGATATAAGGGTTGCAAGTGAGCTTTTTGATGGTTCAGAAAAGGATGATGTTGTCGCTGGGTCGGCTTTGACAGCGGGTTATGCAAGGAGGGGGGAGTTGGGGGCCGCGAGGAAACTGTTTAACGAGATGCCTGTGAAGGATTTGGTTTCTTGGAATGTGATGATTACCGGGTATGCAAAACGAGGAGAGATGGAGAGTGCCAGGGAACTTTTCAATGAGGTGCCGAAGCGGGATGTGGTGACTTGGAATGTGATGATTGCTGGTTATGTGTTTAGTGGGGAGCATGAAAGGGCGCTGGAGATGTTTGAGGAGATGAGACGTGTAGGAGAACGACCGGATGAAGTGACAATGCTGAGCCTTCTTTGTGCTTGTGCTGATTCAGGAGCTTTAGATATTGGGGAGAAAATACATTGCTCCCTTTTGGAAATGCATTCAAGGGGGTTGAGCATTTTGCTTGGTAATGCGCTTATAGACATGTATGCAAAGTGTGGGAGCATTCAAAAAGCGCTTGAAGTGTTCCAAGGGATGAGAGAGAAGGATGTGTCGACTTGGAACTCAATTATAGGAGGGTTAGCTTTCCATGGCCACTCAGAGGAATCCATTTGTCTTTTCGAGGAAATGAGGAGACTTAAAATCAGGCCGAATGAGATTACTTTTGTTGAAGTTCTTGTTGCTTGTAGTCATGCTGGGGAGGTGAAACAGGGCCATCGATATTTCAACCTCATGAAAGATGAGTATAATATCGCGCCAAACATAAAGCATTGTGGATGTATGGTGGACATGTAGGGGCGCGCTGGGAAACTGGAAGAAGCTTTCGAGTTCATAGACACCATGGAGATCCAACCTAATGCGATTGTGTGGAGAACTCTACTCGGGGCATGTAGGGTACACGGAAATGTTGAGTTGGGAAGGCGTGCAAATGAGAGGTTACTTGGAATGAGAAATGATCAAAGTAGTGACTATGTACTACTGTCAAACATATATGCCTCCCAAGGTGTGTGGGATGGTGTTGAAACAGTGAGAAAATTGATGGATGATAGTGGAGTGAGAAAAGAGGTTGGTGGTAGTCTGATTGAAGTAGACAAACAACGATGA